The segment AATCTAGATGAAATCTGATCTTTTTTTGTCTGGGTTTTGTCTGGTAGCATGTTACTATCCTGCATGGTTAGTACTTATTTTGTTCCCTACCACAGATTCTCAATTTTACTTCTTGTTTCTATACCAGCATGTAACTTGAATTCATCTATGTTTGCATTTTGCTTGTAATGCATAAACAAGAGATTCACTGAACAAGAAgttcagtggttctcaaagaGTCGGTTATAGTACAGTTCAGTTCTGATagcaaagacagaaaaaaaacaatgacaaatgcaaataataatcattctaaaatcattctaatatgctgttcaagaaacatttattaggggttcaagcgtatagcgctgaaaccctattgtaattgttagaatggtcagggatcagcgatctccacataaaactgatcgtgcagaccaaaccgtaagtcgtagaaaCTTCAAACTTgttagtactcacaccgcctgcaacatgaccaaggctcgccagtgctacagtgatcaaaagtacgaaatcgctcataactcctaaaccgtcaatcacaggctcaagtgtcttatgtcgttggaatccttgacATTTTCGGCTATTTCAGGTATTTTCgggcattttttgaaaaacctactttgcgaactagtcctaggtttttcgcccgatcggaaccaaaccagaaAGATTCCctggagagtgaatattaacaataatttaaaaaaaaatttgaacttTCGACTCTTTGCAAAGGGATATTtctgccaaactcagaacactcatgtaagagctcaatctgaggccCCAGTGAAAAAAACATGGAGCCTGGCCACTTGaccataaaaatggctataactgcacaTCCATTTGTccaatcaacatgaaaattggtgtgTACAGTCTTgatccaaagtgccacaagtgtctacaaggacatttgcgtatctcaaaaaacaatgCCATTGGCCGACGAAGTTTGAACACCTGTTAggcaaggttaacagaggcgaTCAGAACAAAAATCGGTGGGCCTAtttgactcacggccccaaaggtctgagagaaatttgaaagaaatcgccCACTTGGGGagcgatattgcatttttcaagggcgtaaacaaTTGTATATTGCACATATACGCccaatatttgtatcatatgatataactcctcattctggacaactttgtctttagaaccactgctgtcaataaaatcgtttgttaaatgattaagaaaatgtaaaaatcctacttttgcgaactagccCTAGGgtttttgctcaatctgggaaaaaaacactgcagtacaattctctggactctctaggccaataattatcaaaaaaatgttgaaatgtaccctttgggaagctacaACTGGGtggtttagaaaaggggcctgtccaaatttacccaaaatcctataaagcgtaaaggaaaactcaaaacttcacaaaacctgttGAGCACATGCAACTGATTCTAAATAAGCATACAACGTTTTAAggggatcggaccacagctggcgctataacagtcataactgttaaaaaaacatatttctatggtaaattatctAGATtggccaaaaatgcttttttaaatcattgatttaggtggttagaagtttgctaaataatgtctgttttcatatgtgcttaaatgccttaaagcgcttgatccctggtaatcgctgcttgcagctatatttattattattattattattatcaatatttaaaacagttgagtactttttttcaggattctttgattaattaaaagatctacagatcagcatttatctgaaattaaacgcttttgtaacattatacactatacctttcaaaagcttgaagtaagtataatttttataatttttatatatatttatgaataattttatttagcaaggatgctttaaattggttaaaagtgatgttaaagacatatataatgttacaaaagatttccatttcagataaatgctgttcatcaaagaaacctgaaaaaattctactcagatgttttcaatataataataattaatttttttgagcagcaaatcagaatataagaatgatttctgaagattcatgtgactggagttataatgctaaaaaaaaaaaaaaagctttaaaatttaatttcagtgtttgcttttatttgtttttgtgtgataAAAATTGTAGCAGCATTGGATCGTCACGTGACATCCGAAGTAACATCTGGGCCTTGGCGCAAATCTAACTGAAACCCACTGTTCTAGCTTActagtttaatagttttttgacCGACTTGACCTTGCACACTAGCCAGCCCAATATCTCCCACCCTGACACATTCATCACACATGTAATTATCTTTCTCTCTGCACTGCTGACTCTGATATCACTGCACTGCTTTGGTAACCCTAACCCTCAAACCAGTGGACCGGCTCATCTGTGCCCTATCACTCTGACAGCAGATCCTCTGCGCTTGGCCTCAAGGCTCACGACGAAGGGGCATTttgatgcatggatggatggagtaAAAAGAGGGGGGCAGTGCTCCAGTGCAGGGAGGCAGGAGTAATGCAGCATGTGCACTGACCCTCTTGAATGCTGAGATTTCTAAAACTCAAGAGAACATGCTCTCCAAGAGAAGCAGCCATGTGTAGGAGTTTGGTATTGTTCTTAACGCTCACCCTAACctacagctgtttttttccgCCTTGTGCTTCTCAAAGATAAGTGTGAAAAGAGGCGGGTGCAGTTGACACTCACTCTggtcattgtgtgtgtgtgcacttgtgagCGCGTATGCCAGCCAAGTCACGCTCCTCCAGCTCTGCATTATGTAACCGTCCTCTGAGTCCTAATGCATTTCTCAGGGTTTTGTCAAAAGCCTAAGGGGATGTAGTTTCTGGCCTTTTTGAGtcttgtaaaaatattttaggtaTAGCATGAATGAGTGTTTTTCTGCATGCAGAATTCATATATTGTTTTCATTCGGTTTGACTTGCTGAAGCTTTTCAAGCAActgctgaaaacccatctctttcgacactacttgacttaaaaaaaaaaaaaaaaaaaaaaaaaaaaaaattccttttctactcttttccctttctagcttgtacttaattgaacaatgcctgttatatggtattTTGAGCACCTCGTAGGTCGTTTTGcttctttaggacaaatcgcttgatgtattccccacctgtaagtcgctttggataaaagcgtctgctaaacgaataaatgtaaatgtaaatgtaaatgtagaagCTGCGGCTCTGGTAGCCTTGCAAGATTTAGGTTGGTACACatctaacaaaaaaacaaaaacaaaaaaaaaatcccaaaagtTTAATTCTGAAAGACagtagggctgggttttgacacaaatttcacgatTTTCAATTCTGCTTCACAAGATTCAATTTCCGATTcgtacagtacatgccaaattttctcaaggaaaaaaaaatatttcaactaacgctataaaatatacattagagTCAGCTGATATTGCATTATTATAATAGCCTAATATTGAAGGTAAAATGATATGATTTGTTTACAAacgcttaaattacactcaagtaagtttttataataataaagtttaaattacaGAACTATACTTCTACtccaatttgtttttaaaatataaacatttaaattgtggctgtcataaaaacttaaCGTATTTATACAAACGTAAacactgaagaacagtaaaaatgacaatgaatatgttatagtctgcatatatttagcaaaatgctcctctgtAGAGTTTATATTTCTATCTGACTAACAAGTTTATAGTCACCGAATAtgttctgaggtaaatgtgacgttacgtgacattgtttacaagctgttatcgACGTCTTTGCCCGGTTCAAACACTGAACGAGCGATTACACGAGACAAAAACAGATTTCGGTAAGCTGAACATTTAACATACCTTTGGATGTTTATTCTTGTTTATATTGTGCTGAAACTGTATGAAAGCGGAGGAGATGATCAGTTAATGTGTGCGTCGGTCTGctgcttctcttgaactgaggcgctacagcgaCCTGTCACTTCACATTAAACAGCcccaaaacggcatttattgtttgaatattgtaataatatgaacagaatttgaaatctgagactttggtTTATATCAGAAGTAATAAACACAAAGCtaattgcgatttattggatggtaTGTGCGCTACAGTATTCCATTCATGAACTAAAAACaagctagactaatcgattcttgagATTTAAGAATTTATATCGTTGCGTacaaatgagaatctattaaaatcgatAAACTGATCTTTTTTTACCCAGTAAAGTGGCTTGCAAATATCAGGTTAAAGGGATagcactcaccctcatgttatttcaAACCTGTTTTCATTGTGTTCAGCAGAATAAAGAAATTCGTATAGGTTTGTAACAaaatgagggcgagtaaatgatgacagaattttaatttccaCTGATTCAACATAAGCACTGGCATCTGTTGGGGCAAAGTGAACTAGCCTTTCATTTGAGAAGGAACCACATGTCACTCGAGTTGTATGAGGAGCATATGGCATTTTCACACAGGCAAGATGCagtatttgtgtatattataCTGTATCCATGATATCAAATCAATAAGCATTACTATATTTGATGTCCTAGAGATCTGAGAGGAAAAGACACTCATTGCATTACACAAATGGCATCATTGTGGTTGTACACTGTCTAGTGCTTCGTAGTAACACATGCGTTTGCACTGAGATTCTATGCAATGGATTTCATAACGCAACATCGTATTAACAGGCTCTGACAGACTCTGTGTTGCTTCATGCTGTGGTCAGTCTGTATAAACACAGCTGCAAGGAAGTTTACCACAAAAGAGGACATTAAAGCACTCTACCATAATGTTACActtcatgaaaatgttttgaatgcttcatgttatatatttatacaattaaacatttttttataattaataaaatatttgtatatgtcttctgattatatataataaataaaataatgttaaaaaatatattatacactatgattcaaaagtttagtttttttagtacttttatgGTACTTTAGTAGTTTTGAACTTTCTCATCATTAAAGAatcttgagggaaaaaaaatcaatttccaCAAAATCaccaccaaatcagcataatagaatgatttctgaatattAAAATGGCAGCTGAAATTCAGGTttgaatcacagaaataaattaaatatattaaaatatttcagttatttaaactgtaaaaatatatgagAGTGTTACTGTTTTAACCGCAAAGTAAAATGAATATAGATttagtaatgtaatatttatttataaaatcaatatagtttctttcttttctttaggGCCAGCTGCTGTGACAAATTTGCGGAGCTTCCTCTGCAGTTTCCTGTGTGAGATTTTTTTAGCTGACATCATCATATCTCACCTAGTGACTGAATTACCCTCATAACAAAGTATGGAGGGGGCCGTGGTGAGCAACCTCATAGACTTTGACTCGCCCCCAGAAGGGATAGCTCCCTCTGCCCTTGGACCTCCCAGTGGGGCGGGCTTTTTTTCATCTGAGCCTCTCATCCCTGAGCCTGCGAGCGACGCCACCATGGAGCCCCTTTTACCAGAGCCAATGGCACCCACACACACTTCCCACAGAGAAGAAGACAGTGACGCCACCGAATCTGCCGACAGCGACAATGAGGACACAGAATCCCCGTCGCACCCGTCGAGCACACGCCGGTCATCATCCTGCTCCAGTCACAGCACTGAGGACGCAGAGGAGACAGAGATAAGAGCGTTTATGAAAACCTACGTGGCAAAGCTCTTCCATGGAAGGTGATTTGCTTTACAAACTACATGTGTctgcataaaacacaaaaagagatgTTTCGCAGAATGCTCATGCTGCTCTCTTTCATAACTAGAGTTAGACAAAAATCCTTAAAAGTGACTTGTGTGCACAttttgtgtgaggaacaaaccaaatgtaattttttatcttttgaAAGTGTCCGCCATAGCTCACAAATCCCATTCACACAAGATCAGACGCAATGCTACTGATAAGGTGCACTTAAATTACAGTCAGTTCcttagttaaaggagaagtccatcgtattttctccctcaacttctaaATCGtcttatattgctgttttaccttttttgttaagggtgtttgatcttctttgcatgttcacttgcaAAGACtaggtcggaacttctgcagtgatgtaggatgattttgaaatgatttttgaagttgagggagaaaatacgaactgtgagatacaaacgcacaattgcgagaaaaagtcagaattgcaagatataaactcagttgcaacaaaaaggtcagaattgcaagatataaactcagaattgtgagaaagtcagaattgacatATGAACttacagttgtgagaaaaatgtcagaattgtgagatataaactcacagttgcgagaaaaaagtcagaatcgcgagatgtaaagtcagttgtgagaaaaacatctgaactgtgagatatatacttaaaatttcaagataaaagttagaattgcaaattgtttataactcacaattgcgagtttatatcacacaattctgactttatttctcacaattgtgagtttatatctcacaacgtcaaaaaaaagtttatatctcgcaattctgacaaaaaaagtctgaattgtgagaaaaaaaagttgcaataaccattcagtggcagaaacgggcttcaaTAGAAAGTCAGCTATTCTTTTGAATGAGGAAGAAACTTCACACAGAATTATAGTCACATGTCAACTGATGTGTATGTTTGCATTTGTTCTTGTTGTTTAAAGtactctctcgctctccctgTCCCTTTCTCTTCCTGCCGCTACTCCTGTTTCCTTCAATTCTCTTTTCCTCTCCCAGGGAGGACTTTGATCAGGAGGAGAAGGCTCGCTTTGGAGAGCTGTGCACTGGAGAAAATGGCAAAGGCAGGGAGTGGTTTGCCAAATATGTCAGTGCGCAGGTATGAAAGCAGCAACTCTGATCAGTCACGAAAACACAATCAATGCATCACTCTAAtccaaattcaaaacatttaaattgtggATTGTGGGAGTTATTATGGTGATGGTAATTTTAGGTGATGGTTTAGACCTTTTTCACACACACTGCACCTGAGGTGTGTGAACaatgttgttatattttattttttgtgaaaaactgaaatcaaataCAATTATTGAGATGAAAAACGTATAAAACAAACTTACAACGTAAATGAAAATCACAACTGTTGCCTTatcaactaactgaaataagttgaagtaatcaagtgactaaaactgaaataaaaatattaacaaaaagcaaacctaataaaaatgacaaaagcacataaaattactaaagcttcaattaaaatgaaaacaaatatacaaatataagctaattcaaaatattaataaacactgtaataGCTTATAAGTAACACTGAAATAATGTGTGTGCGAACGATGCATATTCATTTCTTCACCTCTGTTGAACAGGTTAGTGTTCACACCATCCGTGTGAAAAGCAGCAGTAAGGAACCTATTTTCCTGTCACATACTAAACATAGCAAAAAATGTTGCAAATGTATTTAGCAACACATTTTTTGCAACATAGGATTTTATGAAGCAACACAAAATAATGAAGCAAACTACAGACCCATTGTTTGAAAAATGTGTTGAAAATTGTTTATGTACTTGGCagtcaaaaattacaaaaatgttagccaatattaaaaatgatattttataataacaataacgatgaatataaacataatgtgaaaataaatagttATCCTAAAATGCACATCGCTATAAACATCAAGCACAGTCTATATAGACTCAATATACCAATTGCTTTCTCAAAGATTAAGAGAACttaaatctaataaataaattgtgaaaaaacaagCACAGTTGTGATGATAACCGTGCTTTGTGTTTGCAGCGCTGCCACTCCAAATGTGTGAGTGAACAAACATTCTACAGGCTGGTTCAGTCCTTCGCTGTTGTTTTATTTGAGTAAGTACATCAGCGATAATGTCTCAGATGTATGTATGACATTACATGGAAGCCAAATCAAACTGCTGAGAGCAAATTTACCTATTCTCTCTTGGCAAGTCAGTGTGTGACTCACATGTGACCAATATATGATTGATTGACAGATGTCACCAGATGGATGATTATGGCCCAGCCAAACACCTCATGACCATGTGCTTCACATACTACTACATGGGTAAGGGAGTTCACCATTCATATTAAGCAAGAATACTGCGGTGTTGTGGAGAACGtaaaaatctgataaagaaacgTCCAGACCTCCTCTCGCTTCCTGTTACAGCCTATGACTCAGACATTACTGGCACTGCCTCTTAATGTTTTGGAAAAATTTAACAATgccattttaatgtgttttcaaGGGAGGCTGGTTTATATGACCTGGTATAAAAACTAGTGATGTGGGGAAAggtacatatgtgaccctgaaccacaaaaccagtcataagttgcacAGGTATATGTACCTTTTCCACATTACTAGTTTTTATACCAGGTCATATAAACCAGCAAccaacattacattttatgggtcaaatgattgagttttcttttactgtttcttttatatttctgctgtaaatatatcaaaacttaatttttgattagtaatatgcattgctaagaacttcatttggacaactttaaaggcaattttctcaatatccTAGCCTAGTCCAACTTCcagatgacgtataaatctcaatttaaaaaaactgacccttatgagtggttttgtggtccagggtcacacattcactacttttcaaaagtttgggttagGTATTTGAAAACGTTTAAGGTGACAGTATAGACATggtattacaaaagatttctgtttcaaatagaTTCAGATCTTTTAaaggaaattcagctttgccatcacagaaataaattacattttaaaatatactaaaatagaaaagagttacttatttaaatatgttttacaatattactctttgtaatgtatttttgttgcCTTAGTGAGCACAAACTTCTTccttaaaaaatagtttaaaatcttacagattccaaattttaaaCAGTGATTCACTGAATAAATTgaccaaaaaatgcaataaattattcatttttcttattgAAAAGTATACAAAGATGTGTCATATATCATGCAGTCCAACACTGCTAATACTGTGGATCTGTTTTGTTGTCAAGAATTGTTAAGAATTTTGttatgtattttgttgttaccataaataaccatatttatagtattatataacataaatgatgtttcTTAGTGGAATATGTAGTGGAAAAcctatgaaagatttacgttattttaaaaaaatccacagttTTATGCATACTTTGGACAATGGGGGTGCAATTACTTtgatgtcaaatggttgcactctgtgagctattggcgctacctgttgctatttttactacaACACAACtcccaaaataaaacactgatacaatgccatattatgcatttttgcataataATGAATGAGAAGATTCCtatggatgaataaaacttcctgaAGACCCGGTCTTTCTCCACTTTAatcctgatgcctttgaggcttttgtTGACCaagagcttacaaacagcagaaacaagaaatgctagatgctatcttggcaggatgtaaacatgccgacgctggtcatgatgccgcagccactgaaagactttctcagcgtggatttagactccttgtggggaaaaatcgatggtacggcatttggtttatcCTATGCTTATGTCCATTGCCACCTATTAGCTCTTTCAGTaactgtggtcatcgtatcagtgttttatttccAAGTTGTGCTGTGGTAAAAATaccaacaggtagcaccagtagagtgcaattattttacatcattttacaTCAAGTAATGgtgcccccatagtccaaaaaatgtatgaaatgtggattttttaaataatgtaaatcttttatgggttttctactacatatttttgtaagagacatcatttatgttatatgtCACCTTTgaccaccctcagattccagatcttcaaatacttgtatctcagccaaatactgtcctatcctaacacttatacatcaatgtaaagcttatttattcagcttttagatgatgtataaatctcaatttaaaaaaaaaaaaaagaaaaaaaaaagaaagacccTTATTACTGGTATTGTTGTCCGTGTTCATATATTAAGCCACACAGGCCTAATACCCAGGATTCCCTTAGAATCAAATCATTGACTCTTCAAGCTGAAATCTAATTTTAAGGTGCCTAAAGAGATTCCCATTCCTAATAAACACAGTGTGTGACTGCCTAGTATgcctttttaattaaattcattttaatttctaatgAATGTAATGTGTGATTGTGTGACAGGTAAGTCCCAGCTATCTCCCACAGAGCTGCTGGAGAGGCCCAGCGGGGGGGATCGACTCGTACCTGCGCAGTGGAAAGGTCTGGCTCTCTGGGAAGAAAGATATTGCAGAGCGACTGCTCAAAAACACCTCTGCTAAGACTGATGTTAAAGGATTCTTTGGTGGTCTGGAGAGCAAACTGAGAGGACCCTTGGGCCGAAAAAATGAGTGGGTGATTTTCTGTCACTCTTTTTAATTAGCAGTGCTTCTGCTGCTCACAAACTCATCCTGTCCTAATCCTGTCCTCCTCAGAGACACAGACAAACCTGCTGAGCAGAAAACCAAAACTCCAGGTAGTTCACGATGTACcaccactgtgtttttttttaatcaggtgTTATCTAGTTGTCTCTTCTCACTTGTGCCATGCTTTAACAGTTTTGGATGTCTCACTTACGGTTTTCTCTTTGTATAGAGGTGATGTGACTTAGTGGTTAAGAATATGGGTTGGTCACCCAAACCTATGCTGTTAAGCAGGACCTATAACCCACAGGGATTGTCTCTGCAGACATGTGTAGGTGTTTGAGTTATTAACTGTGCTTATTTCTATTTGCATACCCTGTAGtttctccccctctctctccggATAgaaaagaagaggagaaaattTACCTCTACACACATCTGAAACAGCAGCCTATTTGGTAGGTTGtcactaatgtttttttttcccctacatAATTATTGGAAAACTCAAATTCACTGCGCTCAAATTTTTTCTTGCTAGATAATGAAATTGTAAATCTTCAAGAAGACTGAGCAAAATGCAGATCCTTTACTTAAAGACACCCTACATAATTATTGAAATGAACAGCTGATGTTGTTTCTATGTATGTATCCTTTCACAtattcatgttatttaaatttgtgGACTGCATT is part of the Labeo rohita strain BAU-BD-2019 chromosome 18, IGBB_LRoh.1.0, whole genome shotgun sequence genome and harbors:
- the kiaa0513 gene encoding LOW QUALITY PROTEIN: uncharacterized protein KIAA0513 homolog (The sequence of the model RefSeq protein was modified relative to this genomic sequence to represent the inferred CDS: deleted 1 base in 1 codon), with the translated sequence MEGAVVSNLIDFDSPPEGIAPSALGPPSGAGFFSSEPLIPEPASDATMEPLLPEPMAPTHTSHREEDSDATESADSDNEDTESPSHPSSTRRSSSCSSHSTEDAEETEIRAFMKTYVAKLFHGREDFDQEEKARFGELCTGENGKGREWFAKYVSAQRCHSKCVSEQTFYRLVQSFAVVLFECHQMDDYGPAKHLMTMCFTYYYMGKSQLSPTELLERPSGGIDSYLRSGKVWLSGKKDIAERLLKNTSAKTDVKGFFGGLESKLRGPLGRKNEDTDKPAEQKTKTPVSPPLSPDRKEEEKIYLYTHLKQQPIWHTLRFWNAAFFDAVHCERNKRSPTTRRTAEEEKDEREKWCHMTQEEKDDSSRFDENITFGQLGTFTHNMVAFGLSKKLCNDFLKKQAVIGNLNEEQYKLLCDHIEQMAAE